The region TCTAATTGGATCTCATTATACCATGGGAACATCTGGCAAACACCTAAAGACCCTGAACGAACAGACTttgtaaaaatgcaatatttgtgtCATTCTCAAGACTTTAAGCCATGACTGTACTCATAAGAGGTTGCTGTCGGCAGAGAGGGCCTTATGCGTTCATTAAAAGTGCCTGATATGTCTTGCAAACAACAGATTTCGGGGCTCTAATATATCACATCTTGGGTGCGATATGAGTATTGCTCATGATCACGTCTCAATGTAAAAACAAGATATTTGAGGCCTAAAATTAATTGAGATGAATGTCCAGGACAGTGCTGTAGTGACGGAGAAAGCTTGGATCTTCAGTCCAGATGGGGAACAGCGCTCTTAAATCCCACCTGGAAACTTCCCAGAAGACAGGAGTTTTCCAGCTCACCGGAAAAGGACTTCCTGAAGTGAGACCGCACGCAATATGTTTATATTAAAGTAATCATGTTTGAATACCATGAAGGGTTTACAACCAgctagtttagtttttttgttggttcaATAGTCACTATATTTTGTTAACATCTATGTTCTattgttggggctaccagccaacacttaaataaactcgaacacaggaacacacactgaggcggatggaatgaaagttaaaggccgcgtctgcagaggcgggggagtgaacaaatcagaggcccgagagtgtgactactctccaagctactcaaggctgtttcccggtgaaaagttgcttcaacggtggttttattagagataagacaagtcataaaaatgggaggcgtcaatacaaatgaaggaggtggagtacagaaggtgtagtgcacattttaaccaataggtgtaaattaatattatattctagtaacctttaatatatcatagtgaaatgggtgcaagattatatataagcatgcaaatatatttcacatctaTGAACAGCATGTTCTTCTGTTGAAGGTGGTCTGGTTCGATAGTCAAATGTTAATGGCATGACCAAGGATTCAGGCGAATGTCCGTGCCTACTGATATTAAATGAACATAATCTAATATGGGACATTGTGGCCTAGTTTCCAGAGGAACTGCAGAGGCTCACAGCAAACCTACGGACTGTGGACCTGTCTGACAACAAGCTGGAGTCGCTTCCTCCCTCCATTGGGAACTATGCACAGCTCCGGAGCTTGACTCTCAACTCCAACAGACTGGGTGAGTCTAAACATATTTAACAAAATAGTCAATGATGCTGGTTTGAGGCATGGAACGTATATGATGGACACACAATCTTGTGTCCTCAGCTGGTCTTCCCACGGAAATTGGCAAACTCAAGAAATTGGAGACATTGAGTCTAAGCGGGAACCGTATTCAGCGGCTACCATCTACCATGGATACACTCAAGGCCCTTCGGACCCTTATCCTGGCTGGGAACCATATCTCAGAGTTGCCCACAGGACTTGGAGCCCTGAGACACCTGGACCTGCTAGACTTGTCCCGCAACAAAATACAGAGCATTCCGCCAGAGGTGTCAGAGCTTCAGGTTATTGAGATCAATCTCAACCAGAACCAGGTAACAATAAACCcttgcccaaaaaaaataaactggttacaaaacaaagacagatCCACAGGGAAAGCTGAACCAgttaccaaaccaccagatagGCCTTTAAGTCccactttaaaatgattttacacTGAAATGATAATCTCAAAAGATTATTTGGTAATATATTATTAAGACTCGcacagatccataactattgaaattgtagACTAAAAGTAAGTGTTCGGTTTTCCTTCCTCGGCAATGCACTGGTGAACGGAACAAACAAACTTCAATTAagttaatatatacagacacactcaaatatacgtttaatgtaactttacgcaaaactgaattctaatttaattttaatcttttttttatttatttttttacctccgTTCTGGCCGGGTTAGTTGTTTTCCAGGCCGCCAACTTCAcgttcgctatcgatgggctgtttgccgCTGTACtacgtattcccttcaaaatattccgaaaatgatgcacacaaatgtcctcagaaTAGGATagcgcacgaccacttgccaaggAGAAGTATTCTTGTAGTAATAGCGATCGCTCCGCTGCTCATATAACAACATTGCCTCTGGCTCGCAACTCCGACTTTGTAATATCTTTGGTAGCAACCGCTTTGAACGGCGACTGTGAGAGAGATTTGCgaccagaaatattaaaaagagggAATTGCGAGCCAGTATACcgctgatgttcttatgagcagcaaaCGAGAAGTAATATGATACTACTCGTacatttttgaaattatttcacGTTTCATGTCCATTGTCAAcggtcgccttttctttgcaaaactctgccaagtagtaatattgtttacctggtatgGAAATGTAGACCAACGTGGGGGAAAAAGCGGGCGGGTAGGGCAATGCAAAGTCTTTCaagtggtcgtagaaatattttatacacgaaagagatgacaaaaaaaagtgccatagcccacctggcttggtcgcatcaagAAATTTTGACTctatctcgggcgaattattcaaTCAAAATTTCCGATTGTTTGAAGATTGTTGTATGACGAGCGGTCGTATCacgaggtacgactgtacataGTTGAAACAGATGATATAATCAAAGGTAAGGATTCGTGATGGAACGATAATTGGTTGGGCCTATCTTTGGACATTTTGAACCGATTGGCTGATATGTCGAAATGACTTTCAAACTGGGTTATTTCTGCTCAGATGCAGCCGGGCATCGCTTGCTcgtgctctctctcgctctctcgctctcacgCTCTTACACTCTCACACTCTAATTGCTCCCTCGGCTCGAACATAAGCGAGCAGCTGCTCGTTAAGTCAATGGCTTTAATTGTATTGCATCTGCTATGCTTCAACTAGTGGTGTCCTTGATTAGTAATAAACACTGAGGAACCAAAAGAAATGTAACCCTTAACCCTCTGATGCCTTGCTGCCATATAAATAAAGTTAAATTGTAAATCCAATAACATAGATCAACATAAGTTGTAAATCCTCAAAATATTTCCTAAGAAACAAGGGttgaataaatcattttcatcaACACCCTAGATCAGGCGTGTGTAATTATCGGGGAAACTCCTATTCTTTGGCAAAATGGATCAGAAGAGGGACCTGAGAGACTCCAAAAAGTAatgaatacataataaatattgaggtatactcgtgcacacaacaccCATAggcaatggcaccctttctcagaataaaaatTAATTACCCACAAcgtttgccagaaatacgaTAGGATAGGCCCGACTTTCAGTATTAGCTTCGATagcgatagaaaaggaggaaagaaatgaggatggatattgtgtacaggtaaaaaggaTTTTGGGTGAGttaaatatggctatatttctaaataatatttcaattgtatgaggttattatttatGCTTTCTTTATTGTTGCAgtaggttttatagccatataatagtttttgagggttggattgattgcGAGAGTTGAAGGCATCGCCAGGAAATTCATGGACCGCTACTGACAGTACCCCACCTCCACCTTGCTTGTTTGCTTGCTTTTGAGTAATACTGGAGCTTTCTGCCCTTTACCAATTTGTACCAATAtgtaatatgaaaatataaaagtcATGTCCGGCGAATGTAAATTCTatgatattgcacattgttattgcacactcCAGAGTTATTGCATAGAAGGGAATGTGTGTCCTGCTAATGTAAGTACAGAggcctgatggctgtgggaattAAAAATTGTCccaaagcctatttgtccggTTTTGACCCGGGTAttatgggtccctaacaatgttctTGGCTCTGCTGGGGTAgagagggctggcaatgtcatccagtgagggcagcgAGCAGCCGATAATCTTCTGGGCGGTTTTGAtcactctgcatgttttttctgtagactgccgtgcttccagcgtaccacactgtaatgcagtatgccatgatgctctccacagtggctctatagaaggttaccagaagcttagtgtgcaagttgttcctcctaagtaccctgaggaaatggagtcgtttctgggccttcttcatcactgctgtggtgttggtagaccaggagaccTTGTACGTGacatggacccccaggaatttatcgaccaacagagtaacaaatacctagtggttatgatgtttaatactaaaatgagacattattcagtacaaaaGTTTTTGGATGGGAGGGAGAAACTTGACGgatgtgctcgtaacataacaaactttaaatttaacttaaacttagattcctatatacacacactcactttaaaaatatttaatcttaTGCTACACTGTATTTAaatcttgtgcaataaccaaggctaAGAGGTTAATGTATTCAACTGAGGCGACGTTCCTGCTTCTTGATCCGTATTGGCGACCCAGCTCAGTCACGCTTAcactacatgtttttcaatgatttgtgtttaatatcgattgtcatcatacttttttttttcgtactacccttcattgcattGACTTGCTTTGGACTttttgtttcccttaattctgcactgactaatgcaaaaaaaaaataatgaaaaaaactgcccagtgctcgtagaaatCTTTTCATGATTGAGATGTGGctaaatgcaaatatttgcttAGAAGTTTACCCGtgtctcaaattcctcgtatgttggtgtacttgtatgtcaaggtattactgtactcatTTCTGTGCGCACTTTATGGTTATGCTTTAAATCTTGTTGCACATCTATAATGAAaaaggcattcaattaaattcaatgttCATCTTCTAGATTTCGCTCGTGTCTCCAGATGTCTCTCGATGCCCACGACTCAAAGTTCTTCGCCTGGAGGAGAACTGTTTGGAGTTGGCTGCCATTCCGCTAACCATCTTGAAAGAGTCGCAAGTGTCTCTCTTCTCAGTTGAAGGAAACCTCTTTGAGGTCAAGAGTATGAGAGACCTGGAGGGATATGACAAGGTGATAAGGCGGTGACTAGATTACACCAGAAACGGTTACAGAACAATTACATTGGTCAACTAGGACCAGGTGCCAATCAGTCAGATGAGTTCTAAAGATAACAAAACTAGGTGCTGTAGCATAAGATTGGATCTCTAAGAACCAGAAATCTGTGTCAATTTGAATGGCCCTGGGGGGTTTGTCTGATTATGGCACCGGTTGCTGTTGACATGCGACCCTGCTTAATGCGTGAGCCAATTAAAGATCAATATTTGACACTTTTGTCTTCCCTCCTCAGTACATGGAACGTTTCACCGCTACCAAAAAGAAGTTTTCCTGAAGGCAGCCTTCAACTCTTTCTGCTTGGGGAAAACAGGAAGCAGtaaaatgagaagaaatgaCCGATCATGCAAGTGTTGATTCCTGCCAACCCTGCCAGGAACTAGGTTGCTACCACCACGGCAAACTCGATTTGGTAGCCCAGTGGAACTTTATCGTGTCCTTTTGCGGTCGATGAGGCCATTGCCACTTCTAATCGCGCTTTCGCCAACTTGATGGAACTTGCTAATCCACCGAGGATACTTGGTAAACAAGATGCTTGTCTATATTGTTTATAAATAATGACACGTTAGTGTAAAATAATAGttgattttgttaaaaaaaataacattctttattttaatattttcagttaatttaaatttgaattaatttcaaatatgcttaatggattaaaatgtaaattgtgGTGTTGTTCAGTTTCGATTTTATTTAACGCTCAAGTCCcatttattgttattcattaattttctgtaccgcaCATTCTCGTAAAGATTGCTgcgattgctggagcctatcccagctgaagtTAGGgagaaaggcagacaacacccaaGACCAGCAGCAGTAGGGCGCACAgagagatagacaaccattcacactcaatcATTGTGCCACCATCATTTACTGTTAATATTAACCGAATGCATAAGATAACATAAATGTTCttctcaatttattttattcGATTTTGATCATTACTTCAccagtcaattattttgttcaACAAAATGCAAATGTTATACATTTGTAGAAAGTAAATGCATTGCTAATTAATTATTGGTAAATAgaatcatacctctacttacgaaactgGTTCtggaacttttttcgtaacttgaagaatttgtaagtagaggtttacttcatgt is a window of Stigmatopora nigra isolate UIUO_SnigA chromosome 13, RoL_Snig_1.1, whole genome shotgun sequence DNA encoding:
- the LOC144206594 gene encoding leucine-rich repeat-containing protein 57-like produces the protein MGNSALKSHLETSQKTGVFQLTGKGLPEFPEELQRLTANLRTVDLSDNKLESLPPSIGNYAQLRSLTLNSNRLAGLPTEIGKLKKLETLSLSGNRIQRLPSTMDTLKALRTLILAGNHISELPTGLGALRHLDLLDLSRNKIQSIPPEVSELQVIEINLNQNQISLVSPDVSRCPRLKVLRLEENCLELAAIPLTILKESQVSLFSVEGNLFEVKSMRDLEGYDKYMERFTATKKKFS